The proteins below are encoded in one region of Equus przewalskii isolate Varuska chromosome 1, EquPr2, whole genome shotgun sequence:
- the OR6S1 gene encoding olfactory receptor 6S1 yields the protein MASAGNQSSGVTEFILAGFPNLNSTKAELFSVFLLVYLLTLTGNVLIVGVVGGDTRLQTPMYFFLGNLSCLEILLTSVIIPKMLSNFLSRQHTISFAACITQFYFYFFLGASEFLLLAVMSVDRYLAICHPLHYPLLMNGAVCFWVALACWMGGLLPVLGPTVAVALLPFCEQDAVVQHFFCDSGPLLRLACTNTKKLEETDFVLASLVIVSSLMITAVSYGHIVLAVLHIPSASGRQKAFSTCTSHLIVVTLFYGSAIFLYVRPSQSGSVDTNWAVTVVTTFVTPLLNPFIYALRNERVKEALKDMFRKVVAGFWGDLLLAKSFNKKTVR from the coding sequence ATGGCTTCTGCTGGGAACCAGAGCAGTGGTGTGACAGAGTTCATCCTGGCAGGTTTCCCGAATCTCAACAGCACAAAAGCagaattgttttctgtcttccttcttgtCTATCTGCTGACTCTAACAGGCAATGTGTTGATTGTTGGGGTGGTAGGAGGTGATACTCGCCTGCAGACTCCCATGTACTTCTTTCTGGGTAACCTGTCCTGCCTAGAGATCCTGCTCACTTCTGTCATCATTCCCAAGATGCTGAGCAATTTCCTCTCGAGGCAACACACTATCTCCTTTGCTGCATGTATTACCCAATtctatttctacttctttcttggGGCCTCTGAGTTTCTGCTTTTGGCCGTCATGTCTGTGGATCGCTACCTGGCCATCTGTCACCCTCTTCACTACCCCTTGCTCATGAATGGTGCTGTGTGCTTTTGGGTGGCCTTGGCCTGCTGGATGGGGGGACTACTCCCTGTGCTTGGCCCCACAGTGGCTGTGGCCTTGCTTCCTTTCTGTGAACAGGATGCTGTTGTGCAGCACTTCTTCTGTGACAGTGGCCCACTGCTCCGCCTGGCATGCACCAACACCAAGAAGCTGGAGGAAACTGACTTTGTCCTTGCCTCTCTTGTCATTGTATCCTCACTGATGATTACTGCCGTGTCCTATGGCCACATAGTCCTGGCTGTCCTGCACATCCCCTCTGCTTCAGGCCGTCAGAAGGCCTTCTCTACCTGTAcctcccacttgattgtggtgactCTTTTCTACGGAAGTGCCATTTTTCTCTATGTGAGGCCATCACAGAGTGGCTCTGTGGATACTAACTGGGCAGTGACAGTGGTAACAACATTTGTGACACCACTGCTGAATCCATTCATCTATGCCTTGCGCAATGAGCGAGTCAAGGAAGctttgaaagacatgttcagGAAGGTGGTAGCAGGCTTTTGGGGGGATCTTTTACTTGCTAAGAGTTTCAATAAGAAAACAGTGAGGTGA